In the genome of Candidatus Nitrosotenuis cloacae, the window GCACTATCTTAACGTATTGTACTCGCAGGTGTTACTCAGCAACAACGAGACGCCTACTGCAGCAACTCAGAAAAATATCGCAATACCGATTGAAATCAAAAGGGAGCCGCACGTGCAGCTAAACACTGTATCCCCATCATCAATATTCCCAAACGCCGAATTCCAGTTTGACGTAGAACTGCTCTCATCAGACATGGATCTTCGCGATGTTGCAATTGACATCAAGGCACCGAGTGACGTCTCAATCAGAGGTCAGACGGCGTACACATTCTCGTTGATACAAAAAGGAGTACCTGTACAAATACAATCACAAATTGTGACTACTCCGGATGAAGTAACGCTTGAGCACAAGCTGCCGTTTGAGGTGACTGCAACATACCTTGATGACGCCGGCGAGGAGCGAACCACATCAAAGACAGTCTCGCTACTTTTGCGGCCCAGAACGTTCATGGAGTTTACGACTGATGGCGGCGTCTGGGTGGGGGGCGTGTTCTTGGCACCGTATGTAAGCATCGGCACACTCGTCGGAATCCCAGCCGGCGCGCTGTTCTCACTGTTGATTCATAGGCTACAAAAGAAAAAAAACACTAAAAAGCGCAAAAACAAGTGAGACCATGAAGCTGGAATTTAACACAAAAAAATACATCGACGACATAAGATCGTCTGATGGGTATTTTCACACCTTTATCAACAGGCAAAATATCGCCACCGGTATACTGGTATTGCAGCCGGGACAGGATGACACGCAGACTCCGCATGACTCAGACGAGGTGTACTATGTGGTGAGAGGTAATGGTTTTTTGAAGATAAATGAAAAGGATTACAGGATTTCTGAAGGGATGGCATATTTTGTACAAAAAGAAGTACCACACAAATTTTTTGGTAACACTGACGAACTGGTGGTGGTTTATTTTTTCAGCGGCCCTGATTCGTAATTGTGGTTTTTCTGCCCATGATTCTGATTCTTCCCTCTGCAAACAGCCTTACTGCCTCTGGGTAGATTTTGTGTTCTTTGGCAAGGATCTTCTTTGAGAGCGTTTCTTCAGTGTCTGTATCGCTTACTGGAACCACTGCCTGCAATATGATCGGGCCTGTGTCTACTCCATCGTCCACAAAGTGCACAGTGCACCCTGAGAACTTTACTCCATAATCAACTGCCTGTTTTTGTGAGTGTAAGCCCGGAAATGCCGGTAGTATTGCCGGATGTATGTTCAGTATGCGGTTTCTGTATTTTTTGATAAACTCTGAGCTGATTATCCTCATGAATCCTGCAAGGCACACAAGGCCATTTTTTTCGGTGACCCCGTACTTTTGGAGCACATTGATTATTTTCTGGTCGTATTCCCACCTGGTCCCGGAAAACCCCTTGCTTTCTACAACCTCGGTCTTTACTCCCATCTTCTGAGCTATCTTGAGTCCCTTGGCATCGGGGTTGTTGGATATTACAACTGCTGCGTTTATTGGGATCTTTTGCCTTTTGATCGCCTTTAGAATTACTTCCATGTTACTTCCGCGACCTGAAATTAAGATCCCCAAATTGATCAAGTCGCTTTTCCCAAAACGTCAATCGATATTATGCTTTATCCTGTTTTTGGCAGCTTGATGGTAAATACCGTGCCCTTGCCTGCGATGCTGGAGCAGTCGATGTTTCCACCATGATTCTCAATTATTGCCTTGCAGCTTGCCAGTCCGAGTCCTGTACCGTTTTGCTTTGTGGTGAAGAGTGGCTCAAAGATGTGTTCTAGGTTTTCTTTCTCGATGCCCCGTCCGTTGTCGATTATGTCTATTGCCACCTCGTCGCCGTTGTCAAGTATTTGTATCATGATTTTGCCTTTATTTTCTATTGCTTGAATTGAATTTAGGATGAGATTTGAAAACGCCACCTCCAACTGTTTTACGTCGCCAAACAGGTTCACATCTTCGGATGGAAGAATCACCGTTATGTCGCCTGGAATTTGTAGATCACTTAGGACGTTTTTGATTAGTTTTGAAAATGGAATCTCTTCCATCAGCAGATTGCTGGTTCTTACATAGTCTAGTACGTCTCTGATCTGCTGGGACATTTTTG includes:
- a CDS encoding sensor histidine kinase, yielding LKNAQEDAARLLRNAGEDAARLLKNAQEDAARSGGATDNTLHAESHTSDERSSLKKDKLHTIGEMSSRLAHDLQNPLTIIKNTLEILKLNQPKLDKKTAENYDRIERAVAKMSQQIRDVLDYVRTSNLLMEEIPFSKLIKNVLSDLQIPGDITVILPSEDVNLFGDVKQLEVAFSNLILNSIQAIENKGKIMIQILDNGDEVAIDIIDNGRGIEKENLEHIFEPLFTTKQNGTGLGLASCKAIIENHGGNIDCSSIAGKGTVFTIKLPKTG
- the purN gene encoding phosphoribosylglycinamide formyltransferase, whose translation is MINLGILISGRGSNMEVILKAIKRQKIPINAAVVISNNPDAKGLKIAQKMGVKTEVVESKGFSGTRWEYDQKIINVLQKYGVTEKNGLVCLAGFMRIISSEFIKKYRNRILNIHPAILPAFPGLHSQKQAVDYGVKFSGCTVHFVDDGVDTGPIILQAVVPVSDTDTEETLSKKILAKEHKIYPEAVRLFAEGRIRIMGRKTTITNQGR
- a CDS encoding cupin domain-containing protein, which gives rise to MKLEFNTKKYIDDIRSSDGYFHTFINRQNIATGILVLQPGQDDTQTPHDSDEVYYVVRGNGFLKINEKDYRISEGMAYFVQKEVPHKFFGNTDELVVVYFFSGPDS